From one Plasmodium yoelii strain 17X genome assembly, chromosome: 12 genomic stretch:
- a CDS encoding conserved oligomeric Golgi complex subunit 4, putative produces MENFSSASSSCQHEDDEETVVNSSKNVDIQYTSNMNKINEYIEKLDMLDNNFDLKITLNQQREKENFINNIDNINIYIKKHMSFKKKLNEINKSFKKNCNYDAFSKIENVYKTISNINSSYEFIILKIKIEDYINKIEEKLKINNYIDTIPFLKLFLEIRKNIFKYNSLYFLHLNEQKYEQNFSSFLNDEDKTLQNDMTDYVNYKRPLIFQNYLDKKKTHEKFQAYTQIYEINKDKINLLNRYYNRVKEMIENEIVELIKKKDIENVKNKINIYLSLFTTQNKKSFVDKTDNTNSTLKNGEVNGEVNGEVSGGERNDSKEMPFKGSENSDNSHCSSNESDRSGGKEDEICGNKNDVDEYLIYYDEYLFVCIVIYKLVEIEIDKIIDLLKKKIVSSEDNIYIECIKNCYNCLYKYNLYFENLVKDNLVYIIYNRKIELIYNKIISVIFQTFCSQAKLCINSFDELKDYDKNIEILSVLCYNFVNIKIYLHDLYINKFQKLNNMFDIKNYINTNIYSNINGIYKNIPYINIIQDSICFYIDHEILFSRHCINKAFILTDDIMLSLINDENNKTVEPFNQNISTYNDEIYSINSAGNNNEYTSTFLEDSFFIFQKSVCRSINMNDINIICVLINNIMIIISTTLKEYLKDNIKTSRNIYSSFIHDINNLKKFSFKKLLKSIDNNNYTENSKNNKTVQIAQNFVTSLSYISSDNNNDDDKKNNFSNISNISNFSNYNVADASNNSHTTHYGLNNTSDKLLTGHSKNNTKTVNNKIKIDDIYNYLSQDNYNNLYNPLNNNQDNNIENQIINSKFSYPHCVNNIEACHQYIQKYKIFIHDYFSERFLQNDISQKKKTQNYLLMFNNALTNYDNILNDYEKLNIENCKNLLNILKIHFVSQLVVIENINFDISSEQYSYYQLNDPYIHNLTVKIKLILHHISLYFNQNIFHIIVNMLAEKICKYIERIIMTKKFSLYGCVQIDNDIRNLMLFFTSVTSINIKKEFLKLLEICELLNINDLQDFKDFYDENKNNLTTNEIENIISLRNDIPDDFLKSIKLYMNLKI; encoded by the exons atggaaaattttTCAAGCGCATCATCAAGTTGCCAACATGAAGATGATGAAGAGACAGTTGTAAATAGTAGTAAAAATGTTGATATACAGTATACATCcaatatgaataaaataaatgaatatattgaAAAGCTAGATATGCTggataataattttgatttaaaaataactttAAATCAACAAagggaaaaagaaaattttattaacaatattGACAACATAAATatctatataaaaaaacatatgtcatttaaaaaaaagttaaacgaaataaataaatcttttaaaaaaaactgTAACTATGATGCTTTTTCTAAAATAGAAAATGTGTACAAAACTATATCAAATATAAATTCGTCTTatgaatttattatattaaaaataaaaattgaagattatataaataaaatcgaagaaaaattaaaaataaataattacattGATACTATTCCATTTTTAAAGTTATTTTTAGAAATCCggaaaaacatatttaaatataattcattatattttttacatcttaatgaacaaaaatatgaacaaaattttTCCAGCTTTTTAAATGACGAGGATAAAACCCTTCAAAATGATATGACAGATTATGTTAATTATAAAAGAcctttaatttttcaaaattatttagataaaaaaaaaacacatgaAAAATTTCAAGCATATACacaaatatatgaaataaataaagacaaaataaatttgCTCAATAG ATACTACAATCGAGTAAAAGAGATgatagaaaatgaaatagtagaattgattaaaaaaaaagatattgaaaatgtaaagaataaaattaacatttatttaagttTGTTCACaacacaaaataaaaaaagctTTGTAGATAAGACAGACAATACAAATTCTACATTAAAAAATGGGGAAGTGAATGGGGAAGTGAATGGGGAAGTAAGTGGAGGCGAACGAAACGATTCTAAAGAAATGCCGTTTAAAGGAAGCGAAAATAGTGACAATTCGCATTGTAGTAGTAATGAAAGCGATAGAAGTGGTGGGAAAGAGGACGAAATATGTGgcaataaaaatgatgtagatgagtatttaatatattatgatgaatatttatttgtttgtatAGTTATATACAAACTTGTAGAAATAGAAATCGATAAAATAATtgatttgttaaaaaaaaaaatagttagTAGTGaagataatatttatatagaatgcataaaaaattgttacaattgtttatataaatataatttatattttgaaaatttggTTAAAGATAATCTagtgtatataatatataatagaaaaatagaattaatatataataaaataattagtGTAATATTTCAAACATTTTGTTCTCAAgcaaaattatgtataaatagTTTTGATGAATTAAAagattatgataaaaatatcgAAATATTATCAGTATtatgttataattttgttaatataaaaatatatttacatgatttatatattaataaatttcaaaaattaaacaatatgtttgatataaaaaattatataaatacaaatatatattcaaatataaatggaatatataaaaatataccatatataaatattatacaagattctatatgtttttatatagaTCATGAGATTCTATTTTCTAGACATTGTATAAATAAAGCATTTATTTTGACAGATGATATTATGCTATCTCTAATTAATGAtgagaataataaaacagtTGAACCatttaatcaaaatatttcaacatataatgatgaaatatatagtattaaCAGTGCaggtaataataatgaatatactTCCACTTTTTTAGAAGactctttttttatttttcaaaaatctGTTTGTAGAAGTATAAATATGAatgatattaatattatatgtgttttgataaataatattatgataataatatctACAACCttaaaagaatatttaaaagataatataaaaacaagtcgaaatatatattcttcatttattcatgacataaataatttaaaaaaattctcttttaaaaaattgttaaaaagcatagacaataataattatacagaaaatagtaaaaataataagacTGTGCAAATAGCTCAAAATTTTGTAACATCACTAAGTTATATTAGTtctgataataataatgatgatgacaaaaaaaataattttagcAATATTAGCAATATTAGCAATTTTAGCAATTATAACGTTGCTGATGCTTCAAACAATTCCCATACTACACATTATGGCCTAAATAACACTTCcgataaattattaacaggtcattctaaaaataatacaaaaacggttaataataaaataaaaattgatgacatttataattatttatctcaagacaattataataatttatacaaTCCCTTAAATAACAATcaagataataatatagaaaatcaAATTATTAATTCCAAATTTAGTTATCCTCATTgtgttaataatattgaagCATGCCATCagtatatacaaaaatataaaatttttattcatgATTATTTTTCTGAACGatttttacaaaatgatatatctcaaaaaaaaaaaactcaaAATTATTTACTAATGTTTAATAATGCATTGActaattatgataatattttaaatgattatgaaaaattaaatatagaaaattgtaaaaatttattaaatattttaaaaatacattttgTTTCTCAATTAGTAGTAATAGAAAATATCAACTTTGACATTTCTAGCGAACAATATTCTTATTACCAATTAAATGAtccatatatacataatttaacAGTTAAGATTAAGTTAATTTTGCATCATATATctctttattttaatcaaaaCATTTTCCATATAATTGTAAACATGTTGGCTGAAAAg ATTTGCAAATATATCGAACGGATTATAATGACGAAGAAATTTAGCCTTTATGGATGTGTGCAAATAGATAACGACATAAGAAATCTcatgttattttttacttcAGTAACAAGtattaatataaagaaaGAATTCTTAAAATTATTGGAAATTTGTGAATTATTGAATATAAATGATTTACAAGATTTTAAAGATttttatgatgaaaataaaaacaaccTAACCACAAatgaaattgaaaatataatatcacTAAGAAATGACATTCCTgatgattttttaaaatcaattaagttatatatgaatttgaAGATTTAG
- a CDS encoding zinc finger protein, putative gives MKKKKVVKLKDEYVPKGNYISKDALLTNIFLETNENEITKIESQNSHIVTNCISKLQKKNIQTKLKGLNDLLSHLNKCNEDELNNVFPSFVNIYKKLIFHPNCNIRESLNVCLQLFINRINKKIKRHLQTFFPPLFVSTFDYNKNVNCISKEILTLMFPKNVEVKNDEVKNDEVKNDEVKNDEVKNDGEKNANKIRMQEENKLYKNIKSLNVNITNLYNCLKYIKEDIEETVTSNLNSTAHNEDYDSTVYLFNVLSFFPSFIYILVKSIKNDSETEKKNNSVLKDKIKNEFSCFNNMFQIFFRHLNSIYKNSNQNLKLRKIIYLSIYNIIYILKKKKINYFDINYESNTTIYNYICCILSDKEEYIFKNINHILLMYFYSDNIKLINTNFLRSYLSLVKQNRVYQNDIFNFNIPLFIYIFQKEYIQQNFFFFFFIFYFLLLNKKKSSLIIYYDILLYLCDLFSPFSQADSKADSKTLPNANDKTTGQSSDHGQCKATNRELEACECCNVLRRNIFILPIEIVLIQKGFSNYSYCFKNMYIYDMLENSYYCYDVKNLKKTEKNKNNDNKKKKKLKDLRNNIEKEIIDENYFIDTFTHFIRSFENLSNSLLLDVIDMLDFYISKLCEIKNSELEKSSGNEQYGYIYNDGISFIFKLLLKLKDLIFPKDNKHIDINKLNNTQERLINTFKNLFDSIFKLIELKNYKIIPNLENNFFILQFICNYVDDKNEYFTNLIKILTNFENIICSENIEKNTYFSLIRVCLNFIYLCFEEGIKDHHILASDFIKMLVDTPSNKDDVEMKLKVCIELISFLKNKNKKFINIEKTVLSIYIEYISISQNLEDNKNSDDNIINSFYTALYNIDVSKNKILFGNIFYNNILYIYKNRIMKNNIFCEDNFIDFFFQIFEKKKFNVFKYGINNFGLIENEPDYNKLNNLYLYFLLNIYLKINKKNIETYCINLFSHFKKETIYSCLIVMKNIFKFLTDSEYNNIVNFSNSEINDSEINSDKSYERSDLSNISDHTSYNSNTILNHKTITIDSQTCHITVCIASGMATCESENISNFANVDKFENISKIDKIDKIDKIDNFGQLGEDEDMRMRLEMQRSDVLSNIYINRFIELYKLYNNIESLTICDIKNITYLLYNEEIRKCLNYSNVEIVENMTNLDTFYYFIYQNIEDEEFVFFLLSLKEELEKYQINKCSKFESFFIIYYYYFKKKGKQTYIKNVNTQDITVSDIIYIIKIVKNYQILNICKFLLKRIKRKTEDVIDKTGDTFLETISNELVNLKANNLYQLKIKLFLFKNCVVNYIKEYNYCVESKEATTNRDKKNDAELYDDKNDAELYDKKNDAELYDDKINKIKIFFPEKLHAYIDKNLNLKLCEKNEIGTLNLLYHLICITKHVNNSSLINFQLIKNLTKNIKYLSIKNYDIFFYALYLISSKDEEIDMNYSEIKNSKLEKLYKNGQEVDETNEAMIKGCLNNYLSFLNGHYRKIWNNQINFYKKKIKNLDSVLGNKLKEDDNKFKKNKSGKIKKIKVNNNSSIKLIDTIFGQNKIGLYFLKFVILLIMKKEKYQIIQDETIIKNIIKLVYFILSINQCRNLFIHKKIKLISIHILKLLFKNYSQYLNGTKKIYFLSVDLGINNYKHIFNESLLFFDKIIENDITSQMLQTIKGKIFDLYINTFYLYILVLNIDKYKKNKIFINRIMSIILLNIVLVKEFDKIKKNNPKKFEILNAYLCIDRNCQNEFLYSFFDSNVEQYEQLIIKKMSHESGSESGSKSGSESGRSANWEEQVISGTQLYIHKTEDDFFSENNYVNSAKIVNSLKQKQNEKKNEKKKQNEISITQSSNEPNVSQNCSRNQNCRSVGDVEKREPEQGLEGLESLESLKNCQNFQHWQHCQNFQHWQHCESGPGGFGKKGKKANPLFLLKSGIVNPFLMIDIDKSTLDLYTFLLKRNYLNILLFLINICLSSEYFIYDFELYKNFLIYLEEHDIGIYNFLEKFEGIDKISCMYNDSDKKYDLKFIKKNEKKLYIFLLSINLLLELISVYPTESIMIINENKLLEIKNINELYLSNLIINSQINELENISKNYISTTYYYDKFHKTLTFKFKITEDDDSQNFEGVTAKLSLSFMPNYPFSVLVINDKIESLDKRAPIHNSIKSMYKYARIGNINEIFIKFDSLMNSYFQNKSHCNICFMILYDKKTCDKVCSKCNTSYHSHCLYKWFLTSHNTKCPSCQIQFS, from the exons atgaaaaaaaaaaaagtagtaAAATTGAAGGATGAATATGTGCCCAAAGGGAATTATA TAAGCAAGGATGCCCTTTTAACTAACATATTTTTAGAGAcgaatgaaaatgaaattacAAAAATAGAATCTCAAAATTCTCACATAGTAACTAATTGTATTAGCaaacttcaaaaaaaaaatatccaaACTAAATTGAAAGGTTTAAAT GATTTGCTTAGTCATCTAAATAAATGTAACGAAGATGAACTTAACAATGTATTTCCAAgttttgtaaatatttataaaaaattaatatttcaCCCAAATTGCAATATCAGGgaaa gcTTAAATGTATGCCTCCAGCTATTTATCAACAGAATCaacaagaaaataaaaagacaTTTGCAAACGTTTTTTCCTCCTTTGTTTGTTTCAACTTTCGACTACAACAAGaat gtTAACTGTATATCAAAGGAAATCCTCACTTTAATGTTTCCAAAGAATGTAGAAGTAAAGAATGACGAAGTAAAGAATGACGAAGTGAAGAATGACGAAGTGAAGAATGACGAAGTAAAGAATGACGGCGAAAAGAATGCAAATAAAATACGAATgcaagaagaaaataaattatataaaaatataaaatcttTAAATGTGAATattacaaatttatataattgtctaaaatatataaaagaagaTATAGAAGAAACAGTAACATCTAATTTAAATAGTACAGCACATAACGAAGATTATGATAGTactgtttatttatttaacgttttatctttttttccatcttttatttatatacttgtgaAGAGTATTAAAAATGACAGCGAAactgagaaaaaaaataatagcgtattaaaagataaaataaaaaatgagttttcatgttttaataatatgtttcaaatattttttagacatttaaatagtatatataaaaatagtaatcaaaatttaaaattaagaaaaataatatatttatcaatatataatataatatatatattaaaaaaaaaaaaaataaattattttgatataaattatgaatcAAATACAACTATTTATAATTACATATGTTGTATATTAAGTGATAAAgaagaatatatttttaaaaatattaatcatatattattaatgtatttttattctgataatattaaattaataaatacaaatttcTTGAGAAGTTATTTATCATTAGTTAAACAAAATAGAGTCTATcaaaatgatatatttaattttaacattcctttatttatttatatatttcaaaaagaatatatccaacaaaatttttttttctttttttttattttttattttttattactaaataaaaaaaaatcatcattgataatatattatgacaTCCTCCTATACTTATGCGATTTGTTCAGCCCATTTTCGCAAGCAGATTCGAAAGCAGATTCGAAAACATTGCCAAATGCAAATGACAAAACTACGGGCCAGAGTTCGGACCATGGCCAGTGCAAAGCTACAAACAGAGAGTTAGAAGCATGTGAATGCTGTAATGTATTaagaagaaatatatttattttaccaATAGAAATAGTTTTAATACAAAAAGGATTTTCAAATTATAGTTACTGTTTTAaaaacatgtatatatatgatatgcTTGAAAATAGTTACTATTGTTATgatgtaaaaaatttaaagaaaacagaaaaaaacaaaaataatgataataaaaaaaaaaaaaaactaaaagatttaagaaataatatagaaaaagaaattatagacgaaaattattttatagataCATTTACACATTTTATAAGATCCTTTGAAAATTTATCCAATTCATTATTACTTGATGTTATTGATATGTtagatttttatatttctaaattgtgcgaaataaaaaatagtgaaTTAGAAAAGTCTAGTGGTAATGAACAATatggttatatatataatgatggtattagttttatttttaaattacttttaaaattaaaagatttaATATTTCCAAAAGATAATAAACATATTGATATAAACAAATTGAACAATACTCAAGAGCGTTTAATAAATACATTTAAGAATCTGTTTGATTCTATTTTCAAATTgattgaattaaaaaattataaaataattccaaatttagaaaataatttttttattctacaATTTATTTGTAATTATGTTGATgacaaaaatgaatattttacaaatttaataaaaatattaacaaattttgaaaatataatttgttcagaaaatattgaaaaaaatacatatttttctcTTATTCGCGtttgtttaaattttatatatttatgttttgaAGAAGGCATTAAAGATCATCATATATTAGCATCTGATTTTATAAAg ATGCTGGTAGACACCCCTTCGAATAAGGATGATGTAGAAATGAAACTAAAAGTGTGTATCGAGTTAATAAGTTTTCTgaaaaataagaataaaaaatttattaatattgaaaaaacaGTCTTATCgatatatatagaatatatttCTATTTCACAAAATTTggaagataataaaaatagtgatgataatataattaactCTTTTTATACagcattatataatattgacgtttcaaaaaataaaattttatttggaaatatattttataataatatattatatatatataaaaatagaattatgaaaaataatatattttgtgaagataattttattgattttttttttcaaatttttgagaaaaaaaaatttaatgtttttaaatatgGAATAAACAATTTCGGACTTATAGAAAATGAAcctgattataataaattaaataatttatatttatatttccttttaaatatttatttaaaaattaataaaaaaaatattgaaacatattgtataaatttattttcacattttaaaaaagaaacaatTTATTCTTGTCTAATtgttatgaaaaatatttttaaatttttaacagattctgaatataataatatagttaACTTTTCTAATAGTGAAATAAATGATTCTGAAATAAATAGTGACAAATCATATGAACGTTCAGATTTATCAAATATCTCCGATCATACTTCATACAACTCTAACACTATTTTAAATCACAAAACAATAACTATCGATTCTCAAACTTGCCACATAACTGTTTGCATAGCCAGTGGGATGGCCACTTGTGAGTCTGAAAATATTTCCAACTTTGCCAACGTtgataaatttgaaaatatttccAAAATTGACAAAATTGACAAAATTGACAAAATTGACAACTTTGGGCAGCTTGGGGAAGATGAGGATATGCGGATGCGGCTGGAAATGCAAAGAAGCGATGTCTTaagcaatatatatataaatagattCATAGAATTGTATAAActgtataataatatagaatcTTTAACTATAtgtgatataaaaaatattacttatttattgtataatgaagaaataagAAAATGTTTGAATTATTCAAATGTAGAAATTGTAGAAAATATGACAAATTTAgacacattttattattttatttatcaaaatatcGAAGATGAagaatttgtttttttcttattatcTTTAAAAGAAGAGTTAGAAAAgtatcaaataaataaatgcaGTAAATTTGAGtccttttttataatatattattattactttaaaaaaaaagggaaacaaacatatattaaaaatgtaaacaCTCAAGATATAACCGTTTcagatattatttatattataaaaattgttaagaattatcaaattttaaatatatgtaaatttttattgaaaagaattaaaagaaaGACAGAAGATGTAATAGATAAAACAGGTGATACATTTTTAGAAACTATTTCAAACGAATTAGTAAATTTAAAGGCAAATAATTTATaccaattaaaaataaaattatttttatttaaaaattgtgtagtaaattatataaaggaATACAACTATTGTGTAGAATCAAAAGAAGCCACCACAAATCGAGACAAAAAAAACGATGCAGAATTGTATGATGACAAAAACGATGCAGAATTGTATGACAAAAAAAACGATGCAGAATTGTATgatgacaaaataaataaaataaaaattttttttccagAAAAATTGCATGCttatatagataaaaatttgaatttaaaactatgcgaaaaaaatgaaataggaactttaaatttgttataccatttaatatgtattactaaacatgttaataattctagcttaattaattttcaacttattaaaaatttgactaaaaatataaaatatttatctattaaaaattatgacatatttttctatgctctatatttaattagtagTAAAGACGAAGAAATAGATATGAACTATTCAGAGATCAAAAACtcaaaattagaaaaattatataaaaatggtcAGGAAGTTGACGAAACAAACGAAGCGATGATAAAAGGGTGCCTAAATAATTATCTCTCCTTTTTAAATGGGCATTACAGAAAAATATGGAACAatcaaattaatttttataaaaaaaaaataaaaaatttagacaGCGTGTTAGGAAATAAACTAAAAGAAGATGATAACaaatttaagaaaaataaatcaggaaaaattaaaaaaataaaagtaaataataatagttcaataaaattgataGATACAATTTTTggtcaaaataaaataggattatattttctaaaatttgtaatattattaattatgaaaaaagaaaaatatcaaataatTCAAGATGAaactattataaaaaatataataaaacttgtttattttattttgtctaTAAATCAATGTcgaaatttatttattcataaaaaaataaaattgataagtatacacattttaaaactcttatttaaaaattattcacaatatttaaatggaactaaaaaaatttatttcctATCTGTAGATTTaggaataaataattataaacacatttttaatgagtctttattattttttgataaaataattgaaaatgATATAACCAGTCAAATGCTACAAACAATTAAAGGAAAAATATTTGAtctatatattaatacattttatttatatatattagtattaaatatagataaatataaaaaaaataaaatatttattaacagaATTATgagtataatattattaaatattgtgTTGGTAAAAGagttcgataaaattaaaaaaaataatccaaaaaaatttgaaatttTAAATGCATATTTATGTATAGACAGAAATTGTCAAAATGAATTTTTGTATTCTTTTTTCGACTCTAATGTGGAACAATATGAgcaattaataataaaaaaaatgagtcATGAAAGTGGAAGCGAAAGTGGAAGCAAAAGTGGAAGCGAAAGTGGAAGAAGCGCTAATTGGGAAGAACAGGTCATATCTGGAACACAATTATATATCCATAAAACTGAAGATGATTTTTTTAGcgaaaataattatgtaaaTAGTGCGAAAATTGTTAACTCCCTAAAGCAAAAGCaaaatgaaaagaaaaatgaaaagaaaaaGCAAAATGAAATATCTATAACACAATCTTCAAACGAACCCAATGTCAGCCAAAATTGCAGCCGCAACCAAAATTGTCGCTCCGTGGGAGACGTCGAAAAAAGAGAGCCCGAGCAAGGTTTGGAAGGTTTGGAAAGTTTGGAAAGTTTGAAAAATTGTCAGAATTTTCAGCATTGGCAGCATTGCCAAAATTTTCAACATTGGCAACATTGCGAGAGTGGGCCGGGCGGCTTTGggaaaaaagggaaaaaggCAAACccactatttttattaaaaagcGGAATTGTAAACCCCTTTTTAATGATAGATATAGATAAGAGCACCCTagatttatatacatttttattaaaaagaaattatttaaatatattattatttttgataaatatatgtcTATCATCcgaatattttatatatgattttgaattatataaaaattttttgatatatttagaaGAACATGATATTGgcatttacaattttttagaAAAGTTCGAGGGTATTGATAAAATAAGTTGTATGTATAATGATtcagataaaaaatatgatttaaaatttataaaaaaaaatgaaaaaaaattatatatatttttacttagTATAAATCTCTTACTTGAACTAATTTCAGTATATCCAACTGAATctataatgataataaatgaaaataaattattagaaataaaaaatattaatgaattatatttatcaaatttaATCATAAATAGtcaaataaatgaattagaaaatatttccaaaaattatattagcacaacatattattatgataaatTTCACAAAACTCTTACTTTTAAATTTAAGATAACAGAGGATGATGATTCTCAAAACTTCGAAGGTGTCACTGCCAAACTTTCTCTAAGCTTCATGCCAAACTACCCCTTCTCCGTTTTAGTCATAAATGACAAGATCGAGTCTCTCG ACAAACGAGCCCCTATACACAACTCCATAAAGAGCATGTACAAATATGCAAGGATAGGAAacataaatgaaatatttataaagttTGACAGTCTTATGAACTCTTATTTCCAAAATAAATCACATtgtaatatatgttttatgaTATTATATGATAAGAAAACATGTGATAAAGTATGTTCAAAATGCAACACTTCCTATCACAGTCACTGCCTTTATAA ATGGTTTTTAACATCTCATAACACAAAATGCCCATCATGTCAAATTCAATTTagctaa
- a CDS encoding RNA and export factor binding protein, putative — translation MREFRRYHNDDRQHRKHNRSHVKYGRSNNNGYKTNNHYSRINKQNGKNKHRNHDHMRNDMERNSHARVKISNLEYTINKENLMELFTNVCKVVNVWINYDHTDRSDGTAVCIFESIEDAQKAIDKYDGSEIEGQSIKMEMLHKSNYGYKKKYKSKCPW, via the exons ATGAGAGAATTTCGAAGATATCATAATG ACGACCGTCAACATAGAAAACATAATAGATCACATGTCAAATATGGCCGTTCCAAt AATAATGGATATAAAACGAATAACCACTACAGTcgaataaataaacaaaatgggaaaaataaacataGA AACCACGATCACATGAGGAACGATATGGAACGAAATTCCCATGCCCGAGTTAAAATATCCAACTTGGAATATACAATTAACAAAGAGAACTTAATG GAATTGTTTACTAATGTATGCAAAGTTGTAAACGTATGGATAAACTATGATCATACGGATAGATCggat GGAACAGCAGTTTGTATTTTTGAAAGTATAGAGGATGCTCAAAAAGCAATTGATAAATATGATG GCTCCGAGATTGAAGGGCAATCCATTAAAATGGAAATGCTACACAAATCGAATTATggttacaaaaaaaaatataaaagtaaaTGCCCTtggtaa